The Leisingera methylohalidivorans DSM 14336 genome has a window encoding:
- a CDS encoding extracellular solute-binding protein has product MLRNSLLAAPLLAAALTAPAAAGELAIYNWADYFGENSIPGFEQSTGTQVTLDYFDSNEVLETKMLAGGSGYDVVFPAASNAERQLQAGALQPIDTARLSNYGNLRLEILASLDKLPGGRGLGVPYTWGTIGLAYNPALVSARLGDMPVDSWDLLFNPEYAAKLKDCGVAVLDSPVEMLSVTLNYLGADPYSEDKAEIAKAQALLASAADNITYFSNQKPATDLPGGNVCLAVMYSGDAGIAQARALEAGNGVEILYSIPKEGTLMWIDLMAIPEDAANVDEAYAFIDHMLQPEVIAEVSNTVFFANANAAADAHVLPEILSDPGIYPDAETLARLFPDKSLGARALRQRSRAWTKVKSGI; this is encoded by the coding sequence ATGCTTAGAAACAGCCTTTTGGCAGCACCCCTGCTGGCCGCCGCCCTGACGGCGCCGGCTGCGGCCGGAGAGCTCGCCATTTACAACTGGGCGGATTACTTCGGCGAAAACTCGATCCCCGGCTTTGAGCAGTCCACCGGCACCCAGGTCACGCTCGATTACTTTGACAGCAACGAGGTGCTGGAAACCAAGATGCTGGCGGGCGGCTCCGGCTATGACGTGGTGTTCCCGGCCGCCTCCAACGCCGAGCGCCAGCTGCAGGCCGGCGCGCTGCAGCCGATCGACACGGCGCGGCTCAGCAACTACGGCAATCTGCGGCTTGAAATCCTGGCCTCGCTGGACAAGCTGCCGGGCGGGCGCGGGCTGGGTGTGCCCTATACCTGGGGCACCATCGGTCTTGCCTACAACCCGGCGCTGGTGTCTGCGCGGCTGGGGGACATGCCGGTCGACAGCTGGGATCTGCTGTTCAACCCGGAATATGCCGCCAAGCTGAAGGACTGCGGCGTTGCAGTTCTGGATTCACCGGTTGAAATGCTGTCGGTCACCCTGAACTACCTGGGCGCCGACCCCTACTCCGAAGACAAGGCCGAAATCGCCAAGGCGCAGGCACTGCTGGCGTCAGCGGCTGACAACATCACCTATTTCAGCAACCAGAAACCCGCCACTGATCTGCCGGGCGGCAATGTCTGCCTCGCGGTGATGTATTCCGGCGACGCGGGCATTGCCCAGGCGCGGGCGCTGGAGGCCGGCAATGGCGTCGAAATCCTGTACTCCATCCCCAAGGAGGGCACCCTGATGTGGATCGACCTGATGGCGATCCCGGAGGACGCCGCAAATGTGGATGAAGCCTATGCCTTCATCGACCACATGCTGCAGCCCGAGGTGATTGCCGAGGTCTCCAACACCGTCTTCTTTGCCAATGCAAACGCGGCGGCCGATGCCCATGTGCTGCCCGAGATCCTGTCGGATCCGGGGATCTATCCGGACGCCGAAACCCTGGCCCGGCTGTTCCCCGACAAGAGCCTGGGCGCCCGTGCCCTGCGCCAGCGCAGCCGCGCCTGGACCAAGGTGAAATCCGGGATCTGA
- a CDS encoding GMC family oxidoreductase, which produces MAQTFDFIIVGAGSAGCVLADRLTANGRHKVLLIEAGGTDRRFWIKIPVGYGFTFSDPAVNWRYSAAADPGLNGRAAYWPRGKVLGGSSSINAMAYVRGLPHDFDDWEAAGAAGWGWAAVRRSYEALESHDECHEGARRLRGAGPVRVTDLSARMHPFARNFLAAGHEMGWPVLPDMNASADAGANTLPSEGIGFVRSTVKDGRRWSSADAFLRPAMKRGNLTVVSGALVEKVLTAGGRATGVAYRVKGRQKQATAAREVILSAGAVNSPQLLQLSGIGPAGLLQRHGIKVAQDLPQVGQGLQDHLAVSHFFWANTATLNNRLGSFAGQMKAGLQYMLTRKGPLSVPVNQCSGFVRTKGAALPDVQVYCNPASYSTRPNGKPQIDRDNGFLLCVQPSRPTSRGQINIQSADPAQAPLIEPNSLSTDADKATAVRASRLLQALAAIPAITRVTRERRAPDIIGMDDSTLLENFRERSGSVFHASCTCRMGNDAADSVLDARLRVHGVAGLRVIDASAFPNVTSGNTNAPTMMLAARGADLVLEDNENRPLAAE; this is translated from the coding sequence ATGGCGCAAACATTTGATTTCATTATTGTCGGGGCCGGATCGGCGGGTTGTGTGCTGGCCGACAGGCTGACTGCGAATGGCCGGCACAAGGTGCTGCTGATCGAGGCGGGCGGCACCGACCGGCGGTTCTGGATCAAAATCCCGGTGGGCTACGGCTTTACCTTCTCGGACCCGGCGGTGAACTGGCGTTACTCTGCTGCGGCGGATCCGGGGCTGAACGGGCGCGCGGCCTATTGGCCGCGGGGCAAGGTGCTGGGCGGGTCAAGCTCGATCAACGCGATGGCCTATGTGCGCGGGCTGCCGCATGATTTCGACGATTGGGAGGCCGCTGGCGCCGCAGGCTGGGGCTGGGCGGCCGTGCGCCGCAGCTATGAGGCGCTGGAGAGCCATGATGAATGCCACGAAGGAGCGCGCCGCCTGCGCGGGGCGGGTCCTGTGCGGGTCACGGACCTCAGCGCGCGGATGCATCCCTTTGCCCGCAACTTCCTGGCCGCGGGGCACGAGATGGGATGGCCGGTGCTGCCGGACATGAATGCGTCTGCCGATGCCGGCGCCAATACCCTGCCAAGCGAGGGCATAGGATTCGTGCGCAGCACTGTGAAGGACGGGCGGCGCTGGTCTTCGGCGGATGCGTTTCTGCGGCCTGCGATGAAGCGCGGCAATCTGACCGTGGTCAGCGGTGCACTGGTGGAGAAGGTGCTGACTGCCGGCGGGCGCGCCACTGGGGTGGCCTACCGGGTGAAAGGGCGGCAGAAGCAGGCGACGGCAGCGCGGGAGGTGATCCTGAGCGCAGGTGCGGTGAATTCGCCGCAGCTGCTGCAACTATCCGGCATCGGCCCGGCGGGGTTGCTGCAGCGGCACGGAATCAAAGTGGCGCAGGATCTGCCGCAGGTCGGGCAGGGGCTGCAGGATCATCTGGCGGTGTCGCATTTCTTTTGGGCCAATACCGCGACGCTGAACAACCGGCTGGGCAGCTTTGCCGGGCAGATGAAGGCCGGGCTGCAATATATGCTGACCCGCAAAGGGCCGCTGAGCGTTCCGGTCAATCAGTGCAGCGGCTTTGTCCGCACCAAGGGCGCGGCGCTGCCGGATGTGCAGGTCTATTGCAACCCGGCGTCTTATTCGACGCGTCCCAATGGCAAGCCGCAGATCGACCGGGACAATGGTTTCCTGCTGTGCGTGCAGCCCAGCCGGCCGACCAGCCGGGGGCAGATCAATATCCAGTCCGCGGACCCCGCGCAGGCGCCGCTGATTGAGCCGAATTCGCTGTCAACGGATGCGGACAAGGCAACAGCTGTGCGCGCAAGCCGCCTGCTGCAGGCCCTGGCGGCAATCCCGGCAATCACGCGCGTCACCCGCGAACGGCGGGCGCCGGATATCATCGGGATGGATGACAGCACTTTGCTGGAGAATTTCCGGGAACGCTCAGGCAGCGTGTTCCATGCCTCCTGCACCTGCCGGATGGGCAATGATGCCGCGGATTCGGTTCTGGATGCGCGCCTTAGGGTGCACGGGGTGGCGGGGCTCCGGGTGATCGATGCCTCTGCCTTTCCGAATGTGACCTCGGGCAACACCAATGCTCCAACCATGATGCTGGCGGCGCGCGGTGCCGACCTGGTGCTGGAAGACAATGAAAACAGGCCCTTGGCGGCTGAATGA
- a CDS encoding thiamine pyrophosphate-binding protein, translated as MKNTMNGAEAMVRSLEAHGVTHIFGLCGDTTLPFYDAMNRLEHGITHVLTRDERSAAYMADGFSRVTGRVGVCEGPSGGGATYILPGLIEANESSYAVLAITTDISVGSYGKFPLTEVDQDALMRPLTKFNTVIKRADHIPRMVRQAFRAMTTGRSGSAHLGLPYDIQYDDVPADDIWGDPKHHSYPAYRAAPEPGAAEAAVEAILTAKSPLIVCGGGVVIARAMEELGKIASRLDIAVGTSISGKGSLADTHPQSLGVVGSNGGTDETWEMMEGADLVVFMGCRAGSTTTSRWEAPKPGQRIVHFDNDPMTIGANYPTEVGVVADLKLALQAVNACLDARKGNLPSFGGAAKIADIKQRKFAKFEKLANSKTEQVLPEQIIHALNRNLPDDAIVVSDPGTSCPYYNAYSQQKHPGRQYITNRAHGALGYSLSASLGAWFGRPGAKVVGMMGDGSFNFTCGELETVVRCAAPITYVVFSNANFGWIKASQREDCDKRYYNVDFNRTNHAAVAEAFGVKTWRVERSEDLDPALTEAFAHDGPTLIDVVCQALEDSAAPVRRWMG; from the coding sequence ATGAAGAACACGATGAACGGCGCCGAGGCGATGGTACGCTCTTTGGAGGCGCATGGCGTCACCCATATCTTCGGCCTCTGCGGCGATACCACTCTGCCATTCTATGATGCGATGAACCGGCTGGAGCACGGCATCACCCACGTTCTCACTCGCGATGAACGCAGCGCGGCCTATATGGCCGACGGGTTTTCCCGGGTAACCGGCCGGGTGGGTGTGTGCGAGGGTCCGTCCGGCGGCGGCGCCACCTACATCCTGCCCGGGCTGATCGAGGCCAACGAAAGCTCTTATGCGGTGCTGGCGATCACCACTGACATTTCGGTGGGGTCCTACGGGAAATTCCCGCTGACAGAAGTGGATCAGGACGCGCTGATGCGGCCGCTGACCAAGTTCAACACGGTGATCAAGCGCGCCGACCACATCCCGCGCATGGTGCGCCAGGCGTTCCGCGCGATGACCACCGGGCGGTCCGGCTCGGCGCATCTGGGGCTGCCCTATGACATCCAGTATGACGACGTTCCCGCCGATGATATCTGGGGCGATCCAAAACATCACAGCTACCCTGCCTACCGCGCAGCACCTGAACCGGGCGCCGCAGAGGCTGCGGTGGAGGCCATCCTCACGGCCAAATCACCGCTGATTGTCTGCGGCGGCGGCGTGGTGATCGCGCGCGCGATGGAGGAGCTGGGCAAGATAGCCAGCCGTCTCGACATCGCTGTGGGCACCTCGATCTCCGGCAAGGGGTCACTTGCCGATACCCATCCGCAGTCGCTGGGCGTTGTCGGCTCCAACGGCGGCACCGACGAGACCTGGGAGATGATGGAGGGCGCCGATCTGGTGGTCTTCATGGGCTGCCGGGCGGGGTCCACCACCACCTCGCGCTGGGAGGCGCCGAAGCCCGGCCAGCGCATCGTGCATTTCGACAACGACCCGATGACCATCGGCGCTAACTATCCGACCGAAGTGGGCGTGGTGGCTGATCTGAAACTGGCGCTGCAAGCGGTGAATGCCTGTCTTGATGCCCGCAAGGGCAATCTGCCGTCCTTTGGCGGTGCTGCAAAAATCGCGGATATCAAGCAGCGCAAGTTCGCCAAGTTCGAAAAACTGGCGAATAGCAAGACCGAACAGGTCCTGCCCGAGCAGATCATCCACGCGCTGAACCGGAACCTGCCCGATGACGCCATCGTGGTTTCCGACCCCGGCACCAGCTGCCCCTACTACAATGCGTACTCGCAGCAGAAACATCCGGGCCGCCAATACATCACCAACCGGGCGCACGGCGCTTTGGGCTATTCCTTGTCGGCCTCGCTTGGCGCCTGGTTCGGGCGGCCCGGTGCCAAGGTCGTGGGGATGATGGGCGACGGCTCCTTCAACTTCACCTGCGGCGAGCTGGAAACTGTGGTGCGCTGCGCGGCCCCGATCACCTATGTAGTGTTCTCCAATGCCAACTTCGGCTGGATCAAGGCCAGCCAGCGCGAAGATTGCGATAAGCGCTATTACAATGTCGACTTCAACCGCACCAACCACGCCGCCGTGGCCGAAGCATTTGGAGTCAAGACATGGCGGGTTGAGCGGTCCGAGGATCTGGACCCGGCACTCACGGAGGCGTTTGCCCATGACGGCCCGACCCTGATCGATGTGGTCTGCCAGGCGCTGGAAGACTCCGCGGCCCCGGTCCGCCGCTGGATGGGGTGA
- a CDS encoding LysR substrate-binding domain-containing protein has translation MTDLPHVTWLKAFEAAARLNSFSAAAEELGLTPAAISQQIRLLEKHLNTQLFKRLARGVALTDTGQAYAQPIRKSFDDMQRATTGLFSRKRKRVVHLRATISCAALVIAPQLARFQAEHPDIFVQLSTTVWASRFDEQALDIDIRYGSGDWQEIQILHLGHESAVPVCSPAYAAALGGSPSIADLARADVVQIIGSETDWGRLADLHGLTLQVTTDWLKADSSLLALQTVAAGHGVTMVLESFARQYIEQGLVLAPTAYTLPKRRSHYMVINDRAGQRDEVKAVSNWIASLYQTLT, from the coding sequence ATGACCGATCTGCCCCATGTCACCTGGCTGAAAGCTTTTGAGGCCGCCGCACGGCTCAACAGTTTCTCTGCCGCCGCCGAGGAACTGGGCCTGACGCCCGCCGCCATCAGCCAGCAGATCCGGCTGCTGGAAAAGCATCTGAACACCCAGCTGTTCAAACGCCTGGCCCGCGGCGTTGCACTGACCGACACCGGCCAGGCCTACGCCCAGCCGATCCGTAAATCCTTTGACGACATGCAGCGCGCCACCACCGGGCTGTTCAGCAGGAAGCGCAAGCGGGTGGTGCATTTGCGCGCCACTATCTCCTGCGCCGCATTGGTGATCGCGCCGCAACTGGCCCGGTTCCAGGCAGAACACCCGGATATCTTCGTGCAACTGTCGACCACCGTCTGGGCCAGCCGCTTTGATGAGCAGGCGCTGGATATTGATATCCGCTATGGTTCCGGCGATTGGCAGGAAATCCAGATCCTGCATCTGGGCCACGAAAGCGCCGTTCCGGTCTGCAGCCCCGCCTATGCCGCGGCCCTGGGCGGCAGCCCATCCATCGCTGACCTCGCCCGTGCTGATGTGGTGCAGATCATCGGCTCGGAAACCGACTGGGGCCGCTTGGCCGATCTGCACGGGCTGACCTTGCAGGTGACCACCGACTGGCTCAAGGCCGATTCTTCACTGCTGGCATTGCAAACGGTGGCCGCAGGGCACGGGGTGACGATGGTGCTGGAAAGCTTTGCCCGGCAATATATCGAACAGGGCCTGGTCCTTGCGCCAACTGCATACACGCTGCCGAAACGCCGCTCGCATTACATGGTGATCAACGACCGCGCAGGTCAGCGCGACGAGGTGAAGGCCGTCAGCAACTGGATCGCTTCGCTCTATCAGACGCTGACTTGA
- a CDS encoding helix-turn-helix transcriptional regulator, which yields MAALAETLGSDRFPAALRQILSQCCRFDSMIISRYEGALPPVSLYQDLDELQAAITVEFYASGPYLLDPLYQACRNGCSPGAYRLMELAPEAFYRSEYYRAFFRKISISDEIGVLVQDGAERWIIVSLARFSRRQRFEAADTARLNAAFPVICAAVRRQWGQAETPAAGFKQPDWEDRMQTFGSGVLSPREREVVQLVLQGHSTPSAAAYLGIAEGTVKVHRHHAYSKLGIASQAELFSLATRHLAGAG from the coding sequence ATGGCTGCCCTGGCAGAAACACTTGGTTCCGACCGCTTTCCCGCTGCGTTGCGGCAAATCCTGTCGCAGTGCTGCCGCTTTGATTCGATGATCATCTCACGCTATGAGGGCGCGCTGCCGCCCGTTTCCCTGTATCAGGATCTGGATGAGCTGCAGGCGGCGATTACCGTGGAATTCTACGCCAGCGGCCCCTATCTGCTGGATCCGCTCTATCAGGCCTGCCGCAACGGCTGCAGCCCGGGGGCCTACCGGCTGATGGAATTGGCGCCGGAGGCGTTCTACCGGTCGGAATACTACCGCGCCTTTTTCCGCAAGATCAGTATCAGCGACGAGATCGGCGTCCTGGTGCAGGACGGGGCAGAGCGCTGGATCATTGTTTCGCTGGCCCGTTTTTCCCGCCGCCAGCGGTTTGAAGCGGCGGATACCGCACGGCTGAATGCAGCGTTCCCGGTGATATGCGCTGCGGTCCGGCGGCAATGGGGGCAGGCAGAGACGCCGGCTGCAGGGTTCAAGCAGCCGGATTGGGAGGACCGGATGCAGACCTTTGGCAGCGGCGTCCTGAGCCCGCGGGAACGGGAGGTGGTGCAGCTGGTCCTGCAGGGGCATTCGACGCCCTCCGCCGCCGCATACCTTGGGATTGCCGAGGGCACGGTCAAAGTCCACCGGCATCACGCCTATTCAAAACTGGGAATTGCGTCGCAGGCAGAGCTGTTTTCCTTGGCCACCCGGCATCTCGCCGGGGCGGGTTAG
- a CDS encoding cystathionine gamma-lyase: MENPTAPKAGAMLHLRGNTLFEGDPVALPLTQSSMYHLPGDWTGGPSYGRVDNATWEHLEHVLAYLEDAPTLAFPSGMAAISAALFATVKAGSKLLIPSDGYYVTRRLSERFLQNLGVEVEQRPTTSFADGGFEGFDVVFAETPSNPGLDLCDLRAIADAVHAAGGLLIVDNTTMTPLGQRPLELGADVVAASDTKAPGGHSDVLMGHLATRNEEILQAAREWRQFGGGIPGPQEAWLAHRGLETLEIRFDRMCSTAQVLAERLAAHPRVQAIRFPGLASDPSHGLAKQQMLRFGFLISVTLDSAEQADAFINNCPLIRAATSFGGVHTSAERRARWGDAVAPGFVRISVGTEPAEELWNAMAASLAALGS; this comes from the coding sequence ATGGAAAACCCTACCGCCCCCAAAGCCGGCGCCATGCTGCATCTGCGCGGCAACACGCTGTTTGAAGGCGACCCGGTGGCGCTGCCGCTGACGCAAAGCTCCATGTACCACCTGCCGGGCGACTGGACGGGCGGACCTAGCTATGGCCGGGTGGACAACGCCACCTGGGAGCATCTGGAACATGTGCTGGCCTATCTGGAAGACGCGCCAACGCTGGCCTTCCCCTCCGGCATGGCGGCGATTTCGGCGGCGTTGTTCGCCACCGTAAAAGCAGGGTCAAAACTGCTGATCCCCTCGGACGGCTATTACGTCACCCGGCGCCTCAGCGAGCGGTTTTTGCAAAACCTCGGTGTTGAGGTGGAGCAGCGCCCCACTACCAGCTTCGCGGACGGCGGGTTTGAAGGCTTTGACGTTGTTTTTGCGGAAACACCGTCGAATCCCGGGCTGGATCTCTGCGATCTGCGCGCCATTGCAGATGCGGTTCATGCGGCGGGCGGGCTGCTGATCGTCGACAACACCACCATGACACCTTTGGGCCAGCGCCCGCTGGAGCTGGGCGCGGATGTGGTCGCGGCCTCCGATACCAAAGCGCCGGGCGGGCATTCGGATGTGCTGATGGGGCATCTGGCCACCCGCAACGAAGAAATCCTGCAGGCCGCGCGCGAATGGCGTCAGTTCGGCGGCGGCATCCCCGGCCCGCAGGAGGCCTGGCTGGCGCACCGGGGCTTGGAGACTTTGGAGATCCGCTTTGACCGGATGTGCAGCACGGCGCAGGTGCTGGCCGAACGGCTGGCGGCGCATCCGCGGGTGCAGGCGATCCGTTTTCCCGGCCTGGCGTCTGACCCGTCGCATGGACTGGCGAAACAGCAGATGTTGCGGTTCGGGTTTTTGATCTCAGTCACTCTCGACAGCGCTGAACAGGCGGACGCGTTTATCAACAACTGCCCGCTGATCCGTGCTGCGACGTCGTTTGGCGGGGTGCATACATCGGCGGAACGCCGCGCCCGCTGGGGTGATGCGGTGGCGCCGGGGTTCGTGCGGATCTCGGTCGGGACCGAGCCGGCGGAGGAACTGTGGAACGCCATGGCGGCTTCGCTCGCGGCGCTTGGCAGCTGA
- a CDS encoding mandelate racemase/muconate lactonizing enzyme family protein, which translates to MKLDKIETFVFGNPPPRHGGRYFIFVRLTTACGITGAGEIYNATFGPDLCCAMAEEMFARQFEGCDPHHIEKLWRKSYGAGYTLRPDVTVMGVLSGLEMACWDIIGKAAGKPVYQLMGGQVHDRLRSYTYLYPPEGDVYPDPDMPNVYNDPDIAAEVALQRVEQGFTAVKFDPAGPYTIYDGHQPRLEDLERSELFVKRIREAVGTRADLLFGTHGQFTVSGAKRMARRLEPYEPLWFEEPTTPENPADMAEVARFTSVPISTGERLCTKHEFARVLEAGAASILQMDLGRVGGLLEAKKIASMAETRQAQIAPHLYCGPVVAAANIQISTCSPNFLILESIGRFEGPYMSCLKSSITWEEGYVIPSSEPGLGVELDDEAIAASPYTGSALHLDLVQEPVVQ; encoded by the coding sequence ATGAAACTCGACAAGATCGAAACCTTTGTGTTCGGCAATCCGCCGCCGCGCCACGGCGGGCGGTACTTTATCTTTGTGCGCCTGACCACTGCCTGCGGCATCACCGGGGCGGGGGAGATCTATAACGCCACCTTTGGCCCGGACCTGTGCTGCGCGATGGCCGAGGAGATGTTTGCCCGCCAGTTCGAAGGCTGCGATCCGCATCATATCGAGAAACTGTGGCGCAAGTCTTATGGCGCGGGATACACGCTGCGGCCCGATGTAACTGTTATGGGCGTCCTCAGCGGGCTGGAGATGGCCTGCTGGGACATCATCGGCAAGGCTGCGGGCAAACCGGTTTATCAGCTGATGGGCGGGCAGGTGCATGACCGCCTGCGCAGCTATACTTACCTCTATCCGCCGGAAGGGGATGTGTATCCGGACCCGGACATGCCGAATGTCTACAACGATCCGGACATTGCTGCCGAGGTTGCGCTGCAACGGGTGGAGCAGGGCTTCACCGCGGTGAAATTCGACCCTGCCGGGCCTTATACGATCTATGACGGCCATCAACCGCGGCTGGAGGATCTGGAGCGCAGCGAATTGTTCGTCAAACGCATCCGCGAGGCGGTCGGCACCCGGGCGGACCTGCTGTTCGGCACCCATGGGCAATTCACCGTTTCCGGCGCCAAGCGGATGGCGCGGCGGCTGGAGCCCTATGAGCCCTTGTGGTTCGAAGAACCCACAACGCCGGAGAATCCCGCCGATATGGCGGAGGTGGCGCGGTTCACCTCGGTGCCGATCTCGACGGGCGAGCGGCTTTGCACCAAGCACGAATTTGCGCGGGTGCTGGAGGCAGGTGCGGCCTCGATCCTGCAAATGGATCTGGGACGCGTCGGCGGCCTGCTGGAGGCCAAGAAGATCGCCAGCATGGCCGAAACCCGGCAGGCCCAGATCGCACCGCATCTCTATTGCGGGCCGGTGGTGGCGGCGGCGAACATCCAAATCTCCACCTGCAGCCCGAACTTTCTGATCCTGGAATCGATCGGCCGCTTTGAGGGGCCGTATATGTCCTGCCTGAAATCCTCGATCACCTGGGAAGAGGGCTATGTGATCCCGTCTTCCGAGCCGGGCCTGGGGGTGGAGCTGGATGATGAGGCCATTGCCGCCAGCCCCTATACCGGCAGCGCATTGCATCTGGATCTGGTGCAGGAGCCGGTTGTGCAGTGA
- a CDS encoding LysR family transcriptional regulator: MNSHQLAVFHEVMKTGSVSQAARNLHRTQPAISAAIKTLEEELGLTLFLREGRRLVPVPEAQYLMEEATEILSRMETAQQNLANMRDRVQGSIRIVAMPGPSTYLLPEFISRFVGGKPEVRVTLATRSSPQVRSLVAAGSFDIGFCDMSRFRGDRKLYTAEELPSNCLCAVPAGHPLAERAVITAADLNGLPMGALQPDHNTYQATSQAFLAAGAEFNLRYDAQYFLPLFHFIAAGQACAVVDVLSAESYRRSNAGAPRIRFLPFDPQIPFGYSILTPSGRPLSQLAASFAEGWRRYVTDLLAETAR, encoded by the coding sequence ATGAATTCTCACCAGCTTGCGGTTTTTCATGAGGTCATGAAGACCGGCTCCGTCAGCCAGGCGGCGCGCAACCTGCACCGCACCCAGCCTGCCATCAGCGCTGCGATCAAGACGCTGGAGGAGGAACTGGGCCTCACCCTGTTCCTGCGCGAGGGCCGCCGCCTGGTGCCGGTGCCCGAAGCGCAGTATCTGATGGAGGAGGCGACAGAGATCCTGTCGCGGATGGAGACCGCGCAGCAGAACCTGGCCAACATGCGCGACCGGGTGCAGGGCTCGATCCGTATCGTGGCGATGCCGGGGCCGTCGACCTATCTGCTGCCGGAGTTCATCAGCCGCTTTGTCGGCGGCAAGCCGGAGGTGCGGGTAACACTGGCGACGCGCTCCTCGCCGCAGGTGCGCAGCCTGGTGGCGGCCGGCAGTTTCGACATCGGTTTCTGCGACATGTCCCGGTTCCGCGGCGACCGTAAGCTGTATACGGCAGAGGAGCTGCCCAGCAATTGCCTCTGCGCAGTGCCGGCCGGCCATCCGCTGGCAGAACGAGCGGTGATCACCGCTGCCGATTTGAACGGGTTGCCGATGGGGGCGCTGCAGCCGGATCACAACACCTATCAGGCCACGTCGCAGGCGTTTCTGGCGGCGGGCGCCGAATTCAACCTGCGCTATGACGCGCAGTATTTCCTGCCGCTGTTCCACTTTATCGCAGCGGGACAGGCCTGTGCCGTGGTTGATGTGCTGAGTGCCGAAAGTTACCGCCGCAGCAACGCGGGCGCACCACGGATTCGGTTTCTGCCGTTCGACCCTCAGATCCCCTTCGGCTATTCGATCCTGACCCCCAGCGGCCGCCCATTGTCGCAGCTTGCGGCCAGCTTTGCCGAGGGGTGGCGGCGGTATGTCACTGATCTTCTGGCAGAAACCGCCAGGTAA
- the speB gene encoding agmatinase: MTDTSSVNPVQGDLAFTRASDRGVIAEASYAGALSFMRRRYTRDLSGADVAVMGVPFDLSVSSRSGTRLGPRAVRSGSSHIAWSKPWPWEADPYEALRVVDYGDCEFDYGYPHKVPGQITQAARDVLASDTALLSIGGDHFITYPLLKAHAEKHGPLSLIQFDAHSDTWADEEGRIDHGTMLWHAIREGLVDPACSVQVGIRTHNPDPMGMNIIDAIEVQKSGPEAVAEKIRAITGGRKTYVTFDIDALEPASAPGTGTPVIGGLSPYQAQEIIRGLAGIDVVGMDVVEVAPAYDISEITAIAGATIANDLLCLYAAGKSGQR; encoded by the coding sequence ATGACCGATACCTCCAGCGTGAACCCCGTACAGGGCGACCTCGCCTTTACCCGCGCCAGCGACCGCGGTGTGATTGCCGAGGCCAGCTATGCCGGCGCGCTCAGCTTCATGCGCCGCCGCTATACCCGCGACCTCAGCGGCGCGGATGTGGCGGTGATGGGCGTGCCTTTTGACCTGTCGGTTTCCAGCCGTTCCGGCACCCGTCTGGGGCCGCGCGCGGTGCGCTCAGGGTCCAGCCATATCGCCTGGTCGAAACCCTGGCCCTGGGAGGCGGATCCTTATGAGGCGCTGCGGGTTGTTGATTATGGCGATTGCGAGTTCGACTATGGCTATCCCCACAAGGTGCCGGGCCAGATCACCCAGGCCGCCCGCGATGTGCTGGCCAGTGATACGGCGCTGCTGTCGATCGGCGGCGATCATTTCATCACCTATCCGCTGCTGAAGGCGCATGCCGAGAAACACGGCCCCCTCAGCCTGATCCAGTTCGACGCCCATTCCGACACCTGGGCGGACGAGGAAGGCCGCATCGACCACGGCACCATGCTGTGGCACGCCATCCGGGAGGGTCTGGTGGACCCCGCCTGCTCGGTCCAGGTCGGGATCCGCACCCATAACCCCGATCCGATGGGCATGAACATCATCGATGCCATAGAGGTGCAGAAATCCGGGCCTGAGGCTGTGGCAGAGAAAATCCGCGCCATCACCGGCGGCCGCAAGACCTATGTCACTTTCGACATCGATGCGCTGGAGCCTGCCTCTGCCCCTGGCACCGGTACGCCGGTGATTGGCGGCCTCAGCCCCTATCAGGCGCAGGAGATCATCCGCGGGCTGGCGGGCATTGATGTCGTTGGCATGGACGTGGTCGAGGTCGCCCCGGCCTATGACATCTCGGAAATCACCGCCATCGCTGGCGCCACCATCGCCAATGATCTGCTCTGCCTCTACGCGGCCGGAAAATCCGGCCAGCGCTGA